Proteins found in one Streptomyces sp. NBC_00461 genomic segment:
- a CDS encoding HAD-IC family P-type ATPase, translating to MTHIDAGAELDPVHPVPFPTPALGLTAAEVAERVARGQVNDVPLRSSRSMGEIVRANVFTRFNAIIGVLWLIMLFVAPIPDSLFGFVILANTGIGIVQEWRAKTTLDSLAVIGEARPTVRRDGTAGEVSTSEIVLDDLMEIGPGDKAVVDGVCVEADGLEIDESLLTGEADPVVKKPGDQIMSGSFVVAGGGAFKATKVGREAYAAQLAEEASRFTLVHSELRTGISTILKYVMWMMIPTAIGLVISQMLVKQHGFKDSVARTVGGIVPMVPEGLVLLTSVAFAIGVIRLGRKQCLVQELPAIEGLARIDTVCLDKTGTLTEGGMDVTEVRPLQGADETYVRKVLGALGESDPRPNASLQAIIDAYPDVDDWRCTEALPFSSARKYSGARFSEGNGESSTWLLGAPDVLLAADDPALAETERLNEQGLRVLLLARARHDLDDPKPARGARPTALVVLEQRLRPDAADTLRYFADQDVRAKVISGDNAVSVGAVAGKLGLTGTTVDARRLPAEQDRMAQALDEGTVFGRVTPQQKRDMVGALQSHGHTVAMTGDGVNDVLALKDADIGVSMGSGSEATRAVAQIVLLNNSFATLPSVVAEGRRVIGNITRVATLFLVKTVYSVLLAVLVVCWQVEYPFLPRHLTLLSTLTIGIPAFFLALAPNKERARPHFVRRVMRYSVPGGVVAGTATFVTYLIARHYYVGKGSLDAETSAATLTLFLISMWVLAIIARPYTWWRIALVASMGVAFLFVLIVPWLQHFFALKLVGVTMPWVAVGIAAVAAVALELLWKWVDRRVPA from the coding sequence ATGACGCACATCGACGCCGGCGCCGAGCTCGACCCTGTGCACCCCGTCCCCTTCCCGACGCCGGCGTTGGGCCTGACCGCCGCCGAGGTCGCCGAGCGGGTGGCGCGCGGGCAGGTCAACGACGTTCCGCTGCGCAGCAGCCGGTCGATGGGCGAGATCGTCCGGGCGAACGTCTTCACCCGGTTCAACGCGATCATCGGCGTGCTCTGGCTGATCATGCTGTTCGTGGCGCCGATCCCGGACAGCCTCTTCGGCTTCGTGATCCTCGCCAACACGGGCATCGGCATCGTCCAGGAGTGGCGGGCGAAGACGACCCTGGACTCCCTGGCCGTGATCGGGGAGGCGCGGCCGACGGTACGGCGGGACGGCACCGCCGGAGAAGTGAGCACGTCGGAGATCGTGTTGGACGACCTGATGGAGATCGGGCCCGGGGACAAGGCCGTGGTCGACGGGGTGTGCGTCGAGGCCGACGGGCTTGAGATCGACGAGTCGCTGCTCACCGGCGAGGCCGACCCGGTGGTCAAGAAGCCCGGGGACCAGATCATGTCGGGCAGCTTCGTCGTCGCCGGCGGGGGCGCCTTCAAGGCCACCAAGGTGGGCCGCGAGGCCTACGCCGCCCAGCTCGCCGAGGAGGCCTCCCGCTTCACCCTCGTCCACTCCGAACTGCGCACCGGCATCTCGACCATCCTCAAGTACGTGATGTGGATGATGATCCCGACCGCGATCGGCCTGGTCATCAGCCAAATGCTCGTCAAGCAGCACGGCTTCAAGGACTCGGTCGCGCGGACCGTCGGCGGGATCGTGCCCATGGTCCCGGAGGGGCTGGTGCTCCTCACCTCGGTCGCCTTCGCGATAGGTGTCATCAGACTTGGCCGGAAACAGTGCCTCGTGCAGGAACTCCCCGCCATCGAGGGCCTCGCCCGCATCGACACCGTCTGCCTCGACAAGACCGGCACCCTCACCGAGGGCGGCATGGACGTCACCGAGGTCAGGCCGCTGCAGGGCGCCGACGAGACATACGTACGCAAGGTCCTTGGCGCCCTCGGCGAGTCCGACCCGCGCCCGAACGCCTCCCTCCAGGCGATCATCGACGCCTACCCGGACGTCGATGACTGGCGCTGCACCGAGGCCCTCCCCTTTTCCTCCGCCCGCAAGTACAGCGGAGCCCGCTTCAGCGAGGGCAACGGCGAGTCCAGTACATGGCTGCTGGGGGCGCCCGACGTGCTGCTTGCCGCCGACGACCCGGCGCTCGCGGAGACCGAGCGGCTCAACGAGCAGGGCCTGCGTGTCCTGCTGCTCGCCCGCGCGCGCCACGACCTCGACGATCCGAAGCCGGCGCGGGGCGCCCGGCCCACCGCCCTAGTCGTACTCGAACAGCGGCTGCGGCCCGACGCGGCCGACACCCTGCGCTACTTCGCCGACCAGGACGTCCGCGCCAAGGTCATCTCCGGCGACAACGCCGTGTCCGTGGGAGCGGTGGCCGGAAAACTGGGCCTCACCGGAACGACCGTCGACGCCCGCCGCCTGCCCGCCGAGCAGGACCGCATGGCGCAGGCCCTCGACGAGGGCACGGTGTTCGGACGGGTCACCCCGCAGCAGAAGCGGGACATGGTGGGCGCGCTGCAGTCCCACGGGCACACGGTCGCGATGACCGGCGACGGCGTGAACGACGTACTGGCCCTCAAGGACGCCGACATCGGTGTCTCCATGGGCTCGGGCTCGGAGGCCACGCGCGCCGTCGCGCAGATCGTGCTGCTCAACAACAGCTTCGCGACGCTGCCTTCGGTGGTCGCGGAGGGCCGCCGGGTCATCGGCAACATCACGCGAGTCGCCACGCTCTTCCTGGTCAAGACGGTCTACTCGGTGCTGCTGGCCGTCCTGGTGGTGTGCTGGCAGGTGGAATACCCGTTCCTGCCCCGCCACTTGACGCTGCTGTCCACCCTGACGATCGGCATCCCGGCCTTCTTCCTCGCCCTGGCCCCCAACAAGGAACGCGCACGGCCGCACTTCGTACGACGGGTCATGCGGTACTCGGTCCCGGGCGGGGTGGTGGCCGGGACGGCGACCTTCGTGACGTATCTGATCGCCCGTCACTACTACGTCGGCAAGGGCTCGTTGGACGCGGAGACCAGTGCGGCGACCCTCACGCTGTTCCTGATCTCCATGTGGGTCCTGGCGATCATCGCCCGCCCCTACACCTGGTGGCGGATCGCCCTGGTGGCTTCGATGGGTGTGGCGTTCCTGTTCGTCCTGATCGTGCCGTGGCTCCAGCACTTCTTCGCGCTGAAGCTGGTCGGCGTGACGATGCCGTGGGTCGCGGTCGGCATCGCGGCGGTGGCGGCGGTCGCCCTGGAACTGCTCTGGAAATGGGTCGACCGCCGCGTTCCCGCTTAG
- a CDS encoding GNAT family N-acetyltransferase, with the protein MEISIREGGPDDVPAILGMLDSCVEWLVAEGRTGQWGTEPLSEHRKTVDSVVGYMEEGTTYIAEADGVPAATLTVTGAPGAYLSHLPPPGEPERYIHWLASDRRFKGHGVGSALLAHAAEETRRAGVLLLRVDCYAGDDGRLVRYYEDNGFLRTETYTASSEWPGQVLARRL; encoded by the coding sequence ATGGAGATCAGCATCAGAGAAGGCGGACCCGACGACGTCCCGGCGATACTCGGCATGCTCGACAGCTGTGTGGAGTGGCTGGTGGCCGAGGGCCGCACCGGCCAGTGGGGGACCGAGCCCCTGTCCGAGCACCGGAAGACGGTGGACTCGGTCGTGGGGTACATGGAGGAGGGCACGACCTACATCGCCGAGGCGGACGGCGTGCCGGCGGCCACCCTCACCGTGACCGGCGCACCCGGCGCCTACCTGTCCCACCTGCCGCCGCCCGGCGAGCCCGAGCGCTACATCCACTGGCTGGCCTCCGACCGCCGGTTCAAGGGCCACGGCGTGGGCAGCGCCCTGCTGGCGCACGCCGCCGAGGAGACCAGGCGTGCCGGCGTCCTGCTGCTGAGGGTCGACTGCTACGCCGGCGACGACGGCAGGCTCGTCCGCTACTACGAGGACAACGGGTTCCTGCGCACCGAGACCTACACCGCCTCGAGCGAGTGGCCGGGACAGGTGCTGGCCCGGAGGCTGTAG
- a CDS encoding DUF2530 domain-containing protein yields the protein MAKWTPQHEAPEPLEGPVVATITGGTILWFVLFLVQLPFYGWFDDRGHAWWVWTCLAGGVLGLYGIWFVRKRDAAIKRAAAQAPGTEPEPASESES from the coding sequence ATGGCGAAGTGGACACCCCAGCACGAGGCACCGGAGCCCCTTGAGGGCCCCGTCGTCGCCACCATCACCGGCGGCACGATCCTCTGGTTCGTCCTCTTCCTGGTACAGCTCCCCTTCTACGGCTGGTTCGACGACCGCGGACACGCCTGGTGGGTGTGGACCTGCCTGGCCGGAGGCGTGCTCGGGCTGTACGGCATCTGGTTCGTCAGGAAGCGGGACGCGGCGATCAAGCGGGCGGCGGCACAGGCACCGGGGACGGAGCCGGAGCCGGCTTCCGAGTCCGAGTCCTAG
- a CDS encoding DUF5707 domain-containing protein translates to MRMRATLGVVTGAVALTALAIPAAQADEVHGDTTISNVVVNGGKPVVVSATAKKTITVTFTVKDNSGVKSAMAILWHGSDFDHSDSGAVANSSDHYASCSAVSATTSNCKATFDFKPGYNTINAVAGTWKVWGIASGKDADFVQKDNVKTFKVQRLSKLTANAAPEPVTKGKTLTVTGRLTRANWDSAKYSGYAGQPVKLQFRKAGSSTYTTLKTVTADSAGNLKTTTKATADGYFRYSFAGTSTTPAVSAGGDYVDVR, encoded by the coding sequence ATGCGCATGCGTGCCACCCTCGGCGTTGTGACCGGCGCCGTGGCCCTTACCGCTCTCGCCATTCCGGCCGCCCAGGCCGACGAAGTGCACGGCGACACCACGATCTCGAACGTCGTGGTGAACGGCGGCAAGCCGGTCGTCGTCTCGGCGACTGCGAAGAAGACGATCACGGTCACCTTCACCGTCAAGGACAACTCGGGCGTCAAGTCGGCCATGGCCATCCTGTGGCACGGCTCGGACTTCGACCACTCCGACAGCGGCGCCGTCGCCAACAGCAGCGACCACTACGCCAGCTGCTCCGCGGTGAGCGCGACCACGTCGAACTGCAAGGCGACGTTCGACTTCAAGCCGGGTTACAACACCATCAACGCGGTCGCCGGTACCTGGAAGGTCTGGGGCATCGCCTCCGGCAAGGACGCCGACTTCGTCCAGAAGGACAACGTCAAGACCTTCAAGGTCCAGCGCCTGTCGAAGCTGACGGCCAACGCCGCGCCGGAGCCGGTCACGAAGGGCAAGACCCTCACGGTCACCGGCCGGCTGACCCGCGCCAACTGGGACAGCGCCAAGTACTCGGGCTACGCGGGCCAGCCGGTGAAGCTGCAGTTCCGCAAGGCGGGCTCCAGCACGTACACCACGCTGAAGACCGTCACCGCGGACTCGGCGGGCAACCTGAAGACGACGACCAAGGCGACGGCCGACGGCTACTTCCGCTACAGCTTCGCGGGCACCTCGACGACTCCGGCGGTCAGCGCCGGGGGCGACTACGTCGACGTGCGATAG
- the thpR gene encoding RNA 2',3'-cyclic phosphodiesterase: MRLFAAVLPPDDVAAELAAKVAELRKLPGAEALRWTGRPGSPRGGAPGWHFTLAFYGDVDDDVVPDLSARLERAARRTDPFALAVRGGGQFGHGRALWAGAEGEVHTLRLLADRAEAAARKAGVPMGEHRRYKAHLTVARSRDAIDAQPYLEALEGFTSRTWTVGELALVRSNLPRSGVPGEQPRYEAVARWALGGAG, encoded by the coding sequence ATGAGACTCTTCGCCGCCGTGCTTCCCCCGGACGACGTCGCCGCCGAACTCGCCGCGAAGGTGGCCGAGTTGAGGAAGCTGCCCGGCGCGGAGGCGCTGCGCTGGACCGGGCGCCCGGGGTCGCCCCGCGGCGGGGCCCCTGGTTGGCACTTCACGCTCGCGTTCTACGGAGACGTCGACGACGACGTCGTACCGGACCTGTCGGCCCGGCTGGAGCGGGCGGCCCGGCGTACCGATCCCTTTGCGCTGGCGGTGCGGGGCGGCGGGCAGTTCGGGCACGGGCGGGCGCTGTGGGCCGGCGCCGAGGGGGAGGTGCACACACTGCGGCTGCTCGCCGACCGGGCGGAGGCGGCGGCGCGGAAGGCCGGCGTGCCGATGGGGGAGCACCGGCGGTACAAGGCCCATCTGACGGTGGCCCGCAGCAGGGATGCGATCGACGCACAGCCGTACCTGGAGGCGCTGGAGGGGTTCACGAGCCGCACGTGGACGGTGGGCGAGCTGGCACTGGTGCGCAGCAATCTGCCGAGGTCCGGCGTACCCGGGGAACAGCCCCGCTATGAGGCGGTCGCCCGGTGGGCGCTCGGCGGGGCCGGTTAG
- a CDS encoding MFS transporter, which produces MSTGSGADSAPAPAPTTPVSHRSSMFSSLRVRNYRLFFAGQVVSNIGTWMQRIAQDWLVLSLTGSATAVGVTTALQFLPMLLFGLYGGVLVDRLPKRRTLLVTQSAMGVAGIALAVLTLSGHVQVWHVYLAAFAVGLATVVDNPARQSFVSEMVGPGQLQNAVSLNSANFQSARLIGPAVAGLMITGVGTGYAFLFNGLSFVAPMVGLLLMRARELHVVERAPRGKGQLREGLQYVAGRPELIWTIALVGFIGTFGFNFPVYLSAFADDVFHAGAGSYSLFNTLMAVGSLAGALLAARRGTARMRVMIAAALAFGALELVAAAAPSLWLFALLMVPIGMFGMTVNVTANTSVQMATDPAMRGRVLALYMMVFMGGTPIGAPIAGWITDVYGVRAGMAVGGAIAAGAAIVIGLVLARVGGLRLSVGWNRGHPHVRFVPRERQEELAAAA; this is translated from the coding sequence TTGAGTACGGGATCCGGAGCAGACTCCGCCCCCGCACCGGCACCTACTACCCCTGTTTCGCACAGATCCTCGATGTTCAGCTCCCTGCGCGTCAGGAACTACCGACTTTTCTTCGCCGGCCAGGTCGTCTCCAACATCGGCACCTGGATGCAGCGCATCGCCCAGGACTGGCTGGTCCTCAGCCTCACCGGCTCCGCGACCGCCGTCGGTGTCACGACGGCACTGCAGTTCCTGCCGATGCTGCTCTTCGGCCTCTACGGCGGTGTACTCGTCGACCGCCTGCCCAAGCGCCGCACGCTGCTGGTCACCCAGTCAGCGATGGGCGTCGCCGGCATCGCGCTCGCCGTCCTCACCCTCTCCGGCCACGTCCAGGTCTGGCACGTCTACCTCGCCGCCTTCGCCGTCGGCCTCGCCACGGTCGTGGACAACCCGGCCCGGCAGTCCTTCGTCAGCGAGATGGTCGGCCCCGGGCAACTGCAGAACGCGGTCAGCCTGAACTCGGCGAACTTCCAGTCCGCCCGCCTGATCGGCCCGGCGGTCGCAGGCCTCATGATCACCGGTGTCGGTACCGGCTACGCCTTCCTCTTCAACGGCCTGTCCTTCGTCGCCCCCATGGTGGGCCTGCTGCTGATGCGTGCGCGTGAGCTGCATGTCGTCGAGCGGGCGCCGCGCGGGAAGGGCCAGCTGAGGGAGGGGCTCCAGTATGTCGCCGGGCGCCCCGAACTGATCTGGACCATCGCCCTGGTCGGGTTCATCGGCACCTTCGGCTTCAACTTCCCGGTCTACCTGTCCGCCTTCGCCGACGACGTCTTCCATGCCGGAGCCGGCTCCTACAGCCTCTTCAACACGCTGATGGCCGTCGGTTCGCTGGCCGGCGCGCTGCTCGCGGCCCGCCGCGGTACGGCCAGGATGCGGGTGATGATCGCGGCGGCCCTGGCCTTCGGCGCCCTGGAGCTGGTGGCCGCGGCCGCCCCCTCGCTGTGGCTGTTCGCCCTGCTGATGGTCCCGATCGGCATGTTCGGCATGACGGTCAACGTCACCGCCAACACCAGCGTCCAGATGGCCACCGACCCGGCCATGCGCGGCCGGGTACTGGCCCTCTACATGATGGTGTTCATGGGCGGCACACCCATCGGCGCGCCCATCGCCGGATGGATCACGGACGTGTACGGCGTCCGGGCGGGCATGGCCGTCGGCGGTGCGATCGCCGCGGGTGCGGCGATCGTCATCGGCCTCGTCCTGGCCCGCGTCGGCGGCCTGCGTCTGTCGGTCGGCTGGAACCGCGGCCACCCCCACGTCCGGTTCGTGCCGCGGGAGCGGCAGGAGGAGCTGGCCGCGGCGGCGTGA
- a CDS encoding NCS2 family permease yields the protein MPTSAPAKVPAPEQPGDAPSSGALDRYFKISERGSTLPREIRGGFATFFAMAYIIVLNPIILGSAKDMYGHHLDNGQLVTATALTAAFTTLLMGVVGNVPIALAAGLGVNSVVALQLAPRMSWPDAMGMVVLAGFVVMLLVATGLRERVMNAVPYSLRKAISIGIGLFIMLIGLVDSGFVSRIPDVAQTTVPLQLGGNGHLNGWPVLVFILGALLTLALIVRKVPGAILISIVTMTVLAVIINSVAKIPTWGLTTPKWPGNPVASPDFGLIGKVSLFGGFSHVGVLTGILFVFTVLLSCFFDAMGTIMGVSDEAKLTDAQGYMPGINKVLFVDGLAVAAGGASSSSATTAFVESTAGVGEGARTGFANVVTGGLFTIALFLTPVATMVPSQAATPALLAVGFLILAGSVKEIDWADYTIAMPAFVTMVMMPFTYSITNGIGMGFITFVVLRLAAGRGREIPVAMYVVSAVFAFYYLMPALGLT from the coding sequence ATGCCCACCTCGGCTCCCGCCAAGGTCCCCGCCCCCGAACAGCCGGGGGACGCGCCCTCGTCCGGCGCACTCGACCGCTACTTCAAGATCTCCGAGCGCGGCAGCACCCTGCCGCGCGAGATCCGCGGCGGCTTCGCCACCTTCTTCGCGATGGCCTACATCATCGTGCTGAACCCGATCATCCTGGGCAGCGCGAAGGACATGTACGGGCACCATCTGGACAACGGCCAGCTGGTCACGGCGACGGCGCTGACGGCGGCGTTCACCACGCTGCTCATGGGTGTCGTCGGCAACGTGCCGATCGCGCTGGCCGCCGGCCTGGGTGTGAACTCGGTCGTCGCGCTCCAGCTGGCGCCCCGGATGTCCTGGCCGGACGCGATGGGCATGGTCGTCCTGGCGGGCTTCGTCGTGATGCTGCTGGTCGCCACCGGACTGCGCGAGCGCGTGATGAACGCCGTGCCCTACAGCCTGCGCAAGGCGATCTCCATCGGCATCGGCCTGTTCATCATGCTGATCGGGCTCGTCGACTCAGGCTTCGTCTCCCGCATCCCGGACGTCGCCCAGACCACCGTGCCGCTCCAGCTCGGCGGCAACGGGCACCTCAACGGCTGGCCGGTCCTGGTCTTCATCCTGGGCGCGCTGCTCACCCTCGCGCTCATCGTCCGCAAGGTTCCCGGCGCGATCCTGATCTCGATCGTCACGATGACGGTCCTGGCGGTGATCATCAACTCCGTCGCGAAGATCCCGACCTGGGGTCTGACGACGCCGAAGTGGCCCGGGAACCCCGTCGCCAGCCCGGACTTCGGCCTGATCGGGAAGGTCAGCCTGTTCGGTGGCTTCTCCCATGTCGGCGTGCTGACCGGCATCCTCTTCGTCTTCACGGTGCTGCTGTCGTGCTTCTTCGACGCGATGGGCACGATCATGGGTGTCAGCGACGAGGCCAAACTGACGGACGCCCAGGGCTATATGCCGGGCATCAACAAGGTCCTGTTCGTCGACGGTCTCGCGGTCGCGGCCGGCGGCGCCAGCTCCTCCTCGGCCACCACCGCGTTCGTGGAGTCCACGGCGGGTGTCGGCGAGGGGGCCCGTACGGGCTTCGCGAACGTCGTCACCGGCGGACTGTTCACCATCGCCCTGTTCCTCACGCCGGTCGCCACGATGGTCCCCTCCCAGGCGGCCACCCCGGCCCTGCTCGCGGTGGGCTTCCTGATCCTGGCCGGCTCGGTCAAGGAGATCGACTGGGCCGACTACACGATCGCCATGCCGGCCTTCGTGACGATGGTGATGATGCCGTTCACCTACTCGATCACCAACGGCATCGGCATGGGCTTCATCACCTTCGTCGTGCTGCGTCTGGCCGCCGGGCGGGGCAGGGAGATCCCGGTCGCGATGTACGTCGTCTCGGCGGTCTTCGCCTTCTACTACCTGATGCCGGCCCTGGGCCTGACGTGA
- a CDS encoding MarR family winged helix-turn-helix transcriptional regulator: MSDLTHGDDAAAVNSLRSAVMRLSRRLKHQRVDESLSPTEMSVLGTLSNCGSATPGELARKEHVQPPSMTRIVALLEAKGLVRMEPHPEDRRQKVVTKTEQAEAMLKESRAKRNAFLADLVEGLDEDEWAKLRAAAPVLEKLAHL, from the coding sequence ATGTCGGACCTCACCCATGGCGACGATGCTGCCGCCGTGAACTCCCTTCGATCAGCTGTCATGCGGCTGTCGCGTCGGCTCAAGCACCAGCGGGTCGACGAGTCGCTCAGCCCCACCGAGATGTCGGTGCTGGGCACCCTGTCCAACTGCGGCAGTGCCACGCCTGGCGAGCTCGCCCGCAAGGAGCACGTGCAGCCGCCGTCGATGACCCGCATCGTCGCGCTGCTGGAGGCAAAGGGGCTGGTCCGGATGGAGCCGCACCCCGAGGACCGGCGCCAGAAGGTCGTCACCAAGACCGAGCAGGCCGAGGCGATGCTCAAGGAGAGCCGCGCCAAGCGCAACGCGTTCCTGGCCGATCTGGTCGAGGGCCTGGACGAGGACGAGTGGGCGAAACTTCGCGCCGCCGCCCCCGTGCTGGAGAAGCTCGCACATCTGTAA
- a CDS encoding ribbon-helix-helix protein, CopG family, giving the protein MGTSVLSLRMDGELLERLRDRATKRGMSVQDYVVRTLIRDDFDERFQAAVDETEKFYGVT; this is encoded by the coding sequence ATGGGGACCAGCGTGCTCAGCCTGCGGATGGACGGGGAGCTGCTCGAACGGCTCCGGGACCGTGCCACGAAAAGGGGAATGAGCGTCCAGGACTATGTGGTCCGGACGCTCATTCGAGACGACTTCGACGAGCGCTTCCAGGCGGCCGTCGACGAGACGGAGAAGTTCTACGGGGTCACGTGA